The Candidatus Omnitrophota bacterium sequence GGGGAGTGCCGTAGACGGCGCTGCTAACCAGCGCCTGTGTCTCTATCATGAATGATTTACAAAACTGATCTGAGATCTTTTCTTTCAAATCACTCAAACGCTTGAAACAATCACGAACAATTATTTTGTCCTGCGTCCAAGGAGCTATTGTCATAAGCCCCTGAATTTCAATATTCTTAAAATCTGCAATTTTTTTAATCAAAGAAATTGTATCAACCTCTGGAATGCCAAACTTCTGCTCCTCACCTGAGGTATCAACTTGAATTAAAATGCGTATCTTTTTATCTAACTTTAATGAATTTTTTTCTATTTCTTGAGCAAGCCGAAAACTATCAACAGACTGAATAATATCAAAAACCTCTAAAGCAGATTTAACCTTATTGGTCTGAAGATGCCCAATCATATGCTTCGTAACTTTGGAAGAATTAAATTCCGGATCTCTATACTTCAAGCAACCTTCCTGGACCTTGTTTTCTCCTACGTCAACAATCCCAGTATCTAGCGCCTCTTTGATCTTCTCAACAGAAACATATTTCGTAACAGCTAACAATGTAATTTCGTCAGGATTTCTTTCTACCCGCCTACAAACCAAAGCGATATTATCTTTTAAACGCAAAATATTAGCTCGAATCATTGACATAAATTATCACAAAAGAAAATAATCGTCAATGAATATATAGGTGCACAATTCGACAGACGAATGCTTTTTATTTATTATACATATTAATCTTAGTATTAGTTAAAGTGGCTTGATATCAATCTTCAAAGAATGACAAAAATCTACCTTTAAAAGAGTGGGTCCTTGGATAACATATGACGTGCCCTTAACTCGAAGCGAAAAACGCTCCTCTTTGGTCACAGAGTCATATAATTTTCCGATATGGTATTCTGGTCGCTCAACACTTCGAATTTTCCCAGATTGAGGACTAACAATATAAACAAGGGTTTTTTGTGAAGAAATAACACAGCCATCTCTTTGCGTTATTTCGCGTAAAGAAATAATCTTTCGTTTGCGCTCCACTGATGTTAAATTTTTAAAAGCTATTTCTTTCATTTCTCTTTCCTTTCAACACCCTCTATTTAAACGAAACCGAGTTGCTTTTTGGTTTCTGCCTCGGGCAACTCGGCCAGTCCTCCATGGCTGGTGGGGACGATCGTCAATATTCTTTCTTATCCCGTGGCTCTCTAAATCTATTGAAAGTATATCATCGCAATTGTTAAAAACAATGGCTCACGAGGTCCAAAAAGAAAACGCTTCCTTAGAAATTACAAAATTCACTATTTCTCGTCGATAAAAAGAAAATTTATACTTATAATATTAGAAATAAAACTAATATTTTTTCGAGAAATTAGGCTTATAATGTGATATTTTTTAAAAAATAAAAAGAAAGCGTTTTCTTTTCGAAAACGCTTTAGAAGAGATTTTGACTGTTAATTAAACTATTTCTTTAAAAAAGGCATCTTAATCTTCGACTCTTTGCCATCTAAAAGTCTCTGGATATTAGACCGATGCCGAAGAACAACAAAGACGCAAAAAATAACACCTAAGACAACAAGCTCAAAAGAATAAGTAAAAATAAGCATTAGAATCGGCAAGAAAACAACTGAAATAATAGACGCCAAAGAAACATATCCAAAACCAACAAAAACCGCTACCCAAATAAAAAGAGATAACGCTAAAACAGCGCGAATAGAAGCAATCTTAATAGTTAGCCCAATAAGAACGCCTAAACTTGTGGCTACACCTTTGCCTCCTTTAAAATTTAAAAACACAGTCCAATTGTGCCCGCAAACAGAAGCAATTCCAAATAAAATATAAAAAATATTAGATTCTAAACTTAAAAAACTCGAAACGAAAACAACTGCTAAAACACCTTTTAAAATATCAATCAAAAGAACAATGATTCCCGGAACTTTTCCGAGAACACGAAAAACATTTGTAGCTCCAATGTTTTTTGAGCCATGCTCTCTTATATCAATACCTTTGTAAAACTTTCCAGCAACATATGCCGTTGGGATAGAGCCAAATAAATACGATAATCCTAAACCAAAAATAATCTTAATGAGCTGTAGCATTGAGCACCTTTACTCCGTTTCTTATATAGCCTAACCCTGAACTAATCGTGACAAAGCATACGATATACCAAGCCATTGGAAAAATCGGTAAACGCAAAAGAATCCCTACAATTGAAACAACCTGAAAAAATGTCGTTGCTTTACCCCATTTTGTTGGAATGATATCAATCTTCCCATGAACAAGATAAATAATCGTAGATCCTAACAACAAAATAACGTCACGGCTAATTACAACAATCAAAACAGCCATAGGAACATAAGATGGATAAACAGTGATTTCCTTAACAACATGCAAACATATAAATGCACTAATCAACAAAAACTTATCTGCTAAAGGATCTAAAATAGCTCCTGCTGTTGTTTTTTGATGATGCACCCGAGCAACATATCCATCAACCACATCAGTAACAATGGCAAGCAAAAAAATTCCAAGTGCACAATAACGCAAATAATCATGTTCTAGCGTGTAATACATCAAACATGCAATAAAAAAAGGAACTGATAAAATGCGTCCGATCGTTAATTTATTAGCAAATGTTAAGCTCATATTTTTTATTCCAAAAACTGTAGTTTTGTCCCATCCTCAGAACAAGTCTCGACGCTAGGACTAAATCGCTTACCGCAAACCGGGCAATACTTAATCTGTGCCTTATGAGTAGTCATTACATCTGCAACTGCTTCAATCGCAGATTGCACATCCGTTGCTTTTTCTTTAGGTCGAGAAAGACTTTTGTCCGACGACGTTGTTTGACAACCCCAAAAAGAAATGCAACTAATCAATAAAATAATAAAAAATTTATTTCGCATAATAT is a genomic window containing:
- a CDS encoding YggS family pyridoxal phosphate-dependent enzyme; the encoded protein is MIRANILRLKDNIALVCRRVERNPDEITLLAVTKYVSVEKIKEALDTGIVDVGENKVQEGCLKYRDPEFNSSKVTKHMIGHLQTNKVKSALEVFDIIQSVDSFRLAQEIEKNSLKLDKKIRILIQVDTSGEEQKFGIPEVDTISLIKKIADFKNIEIQGLMTIAPWTQDKIIVRDCFKRLSDLKEKISDQFCKSFMIETQALVSSAVYGTP
- the plsY gene encoding glycerol-3-phosphate 1-O-acyltransferase PlsY translates to MLQLIKIIFGLGLSYLFGSIPTAYVAGKFYKGIDIREHGSKNIGATNVFRVLGKVPGIIVLLIDILKGVLAVVFVSSFLSLESNIFYILFGIASVCGHNWTVFLNFKGGKGVATSLGVLIGLTIKIASIRAVLALSLFIWVAVFVGFGYVSLASIISVVFLPILMLIFTYSFELVVLGVIFCVFVVLRHRSNIQRLLDGKESKIKMPFLKK
- a CDS encoding CDP-alcohol phosphatidyltransferase family protein; this encodes MSLTFANKLTIGRILSVPFFIACLMYYTLEHDYLRYCALGIFLLAIVTDVVDGYVARVHHQKTTAGAILDPLADKFLLISAFICLHVVKEITVYPSYVPMAVLIVVISRDVILLLGSTIIYLVHGKIDIIPTKWGKATTFFQVVSIVGILLRLPIFPMAWYIVCFVTISSGLGYIRNGVKVLNATAH